A region from the Vicia villosa cultivar HV-30 ecotype Madison, WI linkage group LG3, Vvil1.0, whole genome shotgun sequence genome encodes:
- the LOC131658268 gene encoding uncharacterized protein LOC131658268, producing MYEEVISGELKEVEAKEYELKEAEANHDNMHGIHEVHDDVSYDDTEDESFKYHSALEIAFDDDSDEYDEFEEDEIDYLIDYEHKDDQEEKRKKGKEKWEEYKEEFKGSGNKIEDLESGWKSDDSSGVRKRKFLIFKLQKTCPITNGR from the coding sequence ATGTATGAAGAAGTAATTAGTGGGGAGTTGAAGGAAGTTGAGGCAAAGGAATATGAGTTGAAGGAAGCTGAGGCAAATCATGATAATATGCATGGGATTCATGAGGTGCATGATGATGTTAGTTATGATGATACTGAGGATGAGAGCTTTAAGTATCATAGTGCTTTGgagatagcttttgatgatgattctgatgagtatgATGAATTTGAGGAAGATGAAATTGATTATCTAATTGACTATGAACATAAAGATGATCAAGAGGAAAAACgcaaaaaagggaaagaaaaatggGAAGAATACAAGGAAGAATTTAAAGGGAGTGGTAATAAGATTGAAGACCTAGAAAGTGGATGGAAAAGTGATGATAGCAGTGGAGTTAGAAAAAGGAAGTTCCTCATTTTCAAGTTGCAAAAGACATGTCCAATTACAAATGGGAGGTAG
- the LOC131661790 gene encoding protein POLLEN DEFECTIVE IN GUIDANCE 1-like isoform X2, with translation MASRTGHTKLSFEVLRRNPIVEEDSFLHRTKSDPTTLPDRKKRKHRASKKKKKLLDPVDSVADSGDPNRENELPIVNGRACNGFGIDAMRYCGNGGSVVYEEASETSVCAVTAAPEVGSSFPKTVRGSMDGFNFGELRQRNVNSSSEDLVASVMGDDGEIGKGDDSVKASTVEVETPRKEPERSVLTKSETVESVDWKRIMEEDPNYVFTVDRSPVAYFLEEMYNGNSLRSTTTLGNETERERVYDTIFRLPWRCELLIDVGFFVCFDSFLSLLTIMPTRILMTIWRLLKTRQFKRLSTMELSDFGCFIIMSCGVVLLQRTDISLIYHMIRGQGTIKLYVVYNVLEIFDKLCQSFNGDVLQTSFHSAEGLASCPPENMRFWLWRFVCDQALAVVASIVHSFILLAQAITLSTCIVAHNNALLALLVSNNFAEIKGNVFKRYSRDNVHSLVYFVLKLHNHLHCKMDLPRRTSSKPLLDTLVSSLLTRFFFPGSSKLKE, from the exons ATGGCGTCGAGAACCGGCCACACAAAGCTCTCCTTCGAGGTTCTCCGCCGCAATCCAATCGTAGAAGAAGATTCTTTCCTCCATCGTACCAAATCGGATCCAACAACTCTCCCCGATCGCAAGAAACGTAAGCACCGAGcatccaagaagaagaagaaacttcTCGATCCCGTTGATTCCGTCGCTGATTCCGGCGATCCGAACCGGGAGAATGAATTGCCGATTGTAAACGGACGAGCGTGTAACGGTTTCGGGATTGACGCAATGAGGTATTGTGGTAATGGAGGAAGCGTTGTGTATGAGGAAGCTAGTGAAACGAGTGTCTGTGCTGTTACTGCGGCGCCGGAGGTTGGTTCTTCGTTTCCGAAGACCGTGCGTGGGAGTATGGATGGGTTTAATTTCGGTGAATTGAGGCAAAGGAATGTGAATAGCAGTTCTGAGGATTTAGTTGCCTCTGTGATGGGCGATGACGGTGAAATTGGGAAGGGCGATGATAGTGTGAAGGCGAGTACGGTCGAGGTCGAGACACCGAGAAAAGAACCTGAAAGGAGTGTCCTTACGAAATCGGAAACCGTAGAATCGGTTGACTGGAAGCGGATAATGGAAGAAGATCCGAATT ATGTGTTCACAGTAGATAGGTCTCCTGTAGCATACTTCTTGGAGGAAATGTACAATGGGAATTCTTTACGAAGCACAACTACTCTCGGCAATGAAacagaaagagagagagtttatGACACTATCTTCCGCTTGCCATGGAGATGCGAATTG CTTATAGATGTTGGCTTCTTTGTCTGCTTCGATTCATTTCTTTCGTTATTAACTATTATGCCAACAAGGATCTTGATGACCATTTGGAGGCTTCTAAAGACAAG ACAGTTCAAGAGGCTCTCAACAATGGAATTGTCAGATTTCGGATGTTTTATTATTATGAGCTGTGGAGTTGTTCTTTTGCAGAGAACAG ACATCAGCTTAATATATCATATGATCCGTGGTCAAGGAACAATAAAATTGTATGTGGTCTACAATGTTTTAGAG ATATTTGATAAACTGTGTCAAAGTTTTAATGGGGATGTGTTGcaaacatcatttcattctgCTGAAGGACTTGCAAGTTGCCCCCCAGAAAATATGAGATTCTGGCTTTGGAGATTTGTTTGTGACCAAGCTTTAGCTGTGGTAGCTTCAA TTGTTCATTCTTTTATCTTATTAGCTCAGGCAATCACTCTATCTACCTGTATAGTTGCTCACAATAATGCGTTGTTAGCTTTGCTGGTGTCAAATAATTTTGCTGAGATTAAAGGAAATGTATTTAAGCGGTACAGCAGAGATAATGTTCACAGTTTGGTTTACTTTG